GGTGACGGAGCAGGCGCTGATGATGAACTACGCACCTTCACAGGCAAGGCTGTATATAGATGATGTGTTGCAGAAGACCAATGGGAACGGTGCTTTCACGGCTGTGCTTCCTTTGGGAACACACAATTATCGTGTGGAAGCGGAACATTATACTGAAGAAAAGGGCTCTTTCGATATTGTGCCCGAACGTCCTACGGCGTTGAACGCCAGTCTTCCGCCCATCTTCGGATTCATGAGTGTGGCTTCAAACATGGATAAGACGGATGTTACGGTGAATGGAAGCCATGTGGGTGAATTGCCATACGCTTCGGACACCATCAGTATCGGCACTTATAAGGTGGCTGCCAAGCGTGCTTGGTACATTCCGCAGGAAAAGGATGTGGAAGTGCGGCCTACGGAGACGAGTGTGGTGGAGTTCAATCTGGTGCGCCAGAAGCCGAACCTCTTCCTGATGGCGCAATTGGGTAATGCGCTGCAAGACAATAATCAGACTTCTTTCGGATTGATGGTGGGCTATTGCCGCAGACTCGGAGGATATATCAGTGGGCGTACCGATGGAAATCCTACTTTGGACTGGAGGGATATGTCGAACGAAACGGGCGTTTATTCCGGAAAAACGAAGAAACATCATTTATCCCTCTCTGTCGGTTTCATGGCGCGTTACTTCAACTGTTTGTATCTATATGCCGGTGCTGGCTGTCTGTGGCGTCAGCTCGATTGGGAAACGGGCACTGTCGCCAAGCCGGGCGATTATCAAACCGTGGTGAACAACAATGGCCCGATGGTGGAACTTGGCCTTATAGGGCGATACAAATGCTTTGCCCTTTCGGCAGGTGCGGTTTATGGATTCGGTATGGAAAAGATTGTAGACACAAATCTGAAAGGCAATGACAAATATCTGGAGTTTATCGTAGGTATTGGTTATGTGTTCGGCAGATAATGAAGTACATTAATAATTTATAGAATAAGATTATGAAACGAAATATATTTTATGGCGGTCTGCTGATGTTTGCCACAACACTGCTTTGTGCCTGTGGAACAGATCCGGAGATACCGCAGTTTGAGTCCAGGACGATTGGGACGGACAAAGTGAGGAAAGTGGCAACGACGGAACTGACGGATGCGGGACTCACTGAGGGGAGTGATTTACGTTATAACTATATGTATAGTATAGGTAGCGATATGTACTTCAGGGGAAAGGCATATCGTGGAGACGTGTATGGTAACTATTCAATCTACAAATACAATCCGGAAGCAGGTAAGGTCACTGTAGCGTGGTATGTGTCGGACACGAATATACCTATTGAATATGCGGGAATGGAAAGCCCCTTGTCAGCGCTTACTGCACTGGTCACGCAAATGCAGGATTTGCAGGGCCAGATGGATGCTAAAGATGCAGAGATGCAGAAAATACAGAATGAAAGGGAGACATTACGTGATGAGTTGTATCAGTTGGATTATAGCTCTGATGAGTATAAACGCATTGAAGCCGCTATCGCTAAATATGATGAAGATTATAACACCTTGTACAATGACCGTGATGCGTTGAAGCAACAGTATGATGAAAAGGATTCCGAACGTTCTAACCTGTACCAATCAGTCAGAGAAATAATAGATGCTGTAAGTAATGGCATGTCTTCTTTTTCTAATGATAAGAACCGCATGTGTACGTATAATGGCAAGGGCTATTCTTATATAGAAACAGGCTATTCTTCTGTTTTCAATAATAAGCCTGTATTGCTTGAATTTGACCCTGCAACGGGAAAAATTAAAGTGAATGTACTCGAAGCATCAGATGATTCATATCTCGAATTTATCTTCTCTACGAGTCAGGGGATTTTTGCAATGAAAAATTCGCAAATTTATCAGTATTCTTTCACTAATAACAATTGGGAGCTTAAAGGTGATCTGGATGGAAGCGCCTCTTATGACCCTTCTGCTCTCCGCATGTTTTCACAAAGCGATAAGCTATACAGCACGACTTACGAAGGCGGAACAATGATATTGCGGACATTGAATGCGCCTTATACCTCGGTGTCGAGCACTGCGTCTCTGGTTTATCCCCATGATTATGGCTATAAGGATTATAATTCTTATAATTCTTATTATGGTTATGAAAATTATCCGTTTGCGGCGGACGGCAAACTGTACATCCCTAATGGCCGTAATTTCTATGAATGTGACTTGTCCTCCAACAAAGTCTCTTCGGTAACCTTGCCTGACGAAACAAATATGGAATATATGCTTTGCGTGATAGGCAGTAAGCTCTATTATGTATCAAGCTCAACTCTTTATGAGATAACTTTCTAAGCTTCTCTCTTTCCGGAGCAGCTTTTTAGCATTCGCTGCCTTCACCCTGTATCCTGCCGCCACAACGTGCGGGGAGTTTTGCGGGTGAAGGCAGCACTGTTTTGGTGCTGCCCGCACAAGAGGCGCGCCTTGTCACACTGTTGTCAATGCTTTGCCAATACGGATGTAAACGTTGGCAGAATAAGTGGCAGTGAATCAATACATGAGGCAGAAGGTGGGCAAGACACATGCGGTGAAACTTTTTTCTCCTTTCTTCTTTCTTCTGAAATATATTCTCCTTACTTTTGGCATATCCAAACAGAAACGATGCGATGGAGAACTTTGCCGCAATTGATTTTGAGACAGCCAATGAGCAGCGATGCAGCGTGTGCAGTGTCGGTGTGGTGGTGGTGAAAGATGGAGAGATGACCGACAATTATTACAGCCTTATCCGCCCCGAACCGGAATACTATACCTACTGGACTACCCGCGTGCACGGTCTGACGCTGGCAGATACGGCGCAGGCTCCCGTCTTTCCCGACGTGTGGCGTGAAATATCTCCGCGTATCGAAGGCCTGCCTTTGGTTGCCCACAACAAGGCTTTTGATGAGAGTTGTCTGAAGGCCGTTTTCCGGACTTATGGCATGGACTATCCCGACTATGATTTTTATTGCACCTTGCAGGCCTCCCGCCGGGTCATCAAGGGGCTTCCCGACTATCAGCTTCATACCGTAGCCTCCCGTTGCGGCTACCGGCTGGAGCAGCACCATCATGCCTTGGCCGATGCGGAAGCCTGTGCATGGATAGCCCGAATGGTATTTGACGTATAGACGTGAATGGCAGAAAAAGGAAAATGTATGTATTGATTTATGATATAACTCATGAAATGATGGAGGAACTGAAAACACTGGCGGATAAAGTCTGCCGCATAGCCCGTGATGCGGGATGTTTCTTGAAAGAAGAACGTAAAAAGTTCCGTCTGGAGGCGGTGCGGAAAAAGCATACGCACGACTATGTCTCTTATGTGGACAAGGAGTCGGAAAGGCGGATTGTGGTAGCTCTCAGAGAACTGCTGCCCGAAGCCGGGTTCATTGCCGAAGAAGGGTCAGCCGTCTATCGTGACGAGCCTTATTGCTGGGTGGTGGATCCGCTGGACGGAACCACGAATTACATTCACGACAATGCCCCTTACTGCGTCAGCATTGCGCTGCGCAGCAAGCGCGAATTGTTGCTGGGCGTGGTCTATGATCCTTGCCGTGGCGAGTGCTTCTGTGCCTGGAAAGGCGGCGGCGCTTATGTGAACGGTGTGGAGATGGCAGTATCTTCCGTGCAGGATTTGGAAGAAGCCTTTGTGGTGGCCGAGCTGCCCTATAATTCGGAGCAGTACGCCCGTACGGGCGAACATCTGATACATGAGCTTTATGGCCGCGTGGCAGGTATCCGTATGAATGGCTCGGCAGCCCTTGCCCTCTGCTATGTGGCTGCCGGGCGTTTTGATGCCTGGTTGGAGGCTTTCATCGGCAAGTGGGACTTCTCCGCCGCCGCGCTCATGGTGCAAGAGGCCGGCGGCAAGGTGACGGACTTTTATGGAAACGACGATTTCATGGAAGGCCATCACATCATAGCCACCAATGGAGCACTGCATCCGTTGTTCGTAAGGTTGGCGCAGGAAGTGCCGCCATTCTGAAGGACCGATGGAAAGCGTTCTCAAAACCTGGCTTTTGCCCTTCGTCCGTCTTTTCTTCCCGTGCCGGTGCGCAGTGTGCGGTTCCGTCTTGCGGGAAGGAGAAGAATGTGTCTGCATGAAGTGCAACATGGATATGCCCCGCACGGACTATCATCTGCGTACGGACAATCCGGTGGAATGCATGTTCTGGGGAAAACTGCCTTTGGAACGCGCCACTTCTTGCTTCTTTTACCATAAGGGCAGTGATTTTCGGCACGTCCTGCATCTACTGAAGTACGGCGGAAGGAAAGACATAGGAGAGGTTATGGGGCGGTTTATGGCTGCGGAACTGATGGAGGCAGGCTTCTTTGAAGGTATCGACCTGATTCTGCCTGTCCCTCTGCACCCTCGCAAGCAGAAGGTGCGGGGCTATAATCAGAGCGAGTGCATCGCCCGCGGTATATCTGCCGTGACGGGCATTCCAATGGATGTGTCTTCCGTTGTCCGGCAGAGACATACCGACACACAGACCCGCAAATCGGCTTATGAACGCTGGGAGAATGTGGATGGCATCTTCTGCCTTCTTTCTCCCGGATGTTTCAGGCGGAAGCATGTGCTTATAGTGGATGACGTACTGACTACCGGAGCCACCGTCACGGCTTGTGCCGATGCATTCAGGGGAGTGGAGGGGATTCGTATCAGTATTCTGACGTTGGCTGTAGCAGGATCGTGACAGGGAACGGAAAACAAAAAAGGCTCGCCGTATGACGAACCTTTTTGCTCTTCCTCTTGGACTTGAACCAAGGACCCTCTGATTAACAGTCAGATGCTCTAACCGACTGAGCTAAGGAAGAATTTGCATTTAAGGATCTTTGCTCTTCCTCTTGGACTTGAACCAAGGACCCTCTGATTAACAGTCAGATGCTCTAACCGACTGAGCTAAGGAAGAATGTTGCTTTTCCTTAAATGCGGTGCAAAAGTAATAGGATATTTTGAAATATGCAATATCTTTGCAAAAAAAATATCGGAAATGGATAAAATAATAGGTTTAGGCAACGCTTTGGTCGATGTGCTGGTAACCCTTGAGAACGACGAAATATTAGAGAAAATGCAACTTCCCAAAGGAAGCATGACCCTTATAGATGAATGTAAGCTGTTGAAAATCAATGAATACTTTGGCCAAATGGAAACTCATCTGGCTACGGGAGGCTCTGCCGGAAACACCATCCGGGGACTGGCATGCCTTGGGGCTGCTACCGGATTCATCGGAAAAGTGAGCAATGATTTTTATGGAAACTTTTTCCGGGACAGCTTGCTGAACCGGGGGACAGAGGCCCGGCTGTTGTTTTCTTCTTCCCTGCCTTCAGGTGTGGCTTCTACTTTTATTTCGCCCGACGGAGAACGTACATTCGGCACTTATTTGGGGGCGGCGGCCACATTGAAGGCGGAGGAGCTTTCTCTGGAAATGTTCAAAGGCTATACGTACTTGTTCGTCGAAGGATACTTGGTGCAAGACCATGATATGATTCTCCGTGCCATCGAACTGGCCAAGGAGGCGGGGCTGCAAGTCTGTCTGGATATGGCAAGCTATAATGTGGTGGGTGAGGATCATGTTTTTTTCTCCATGCTGGTCAATAAGTATGTGGATATTGTATTTGCCAATGAAGAAGAAGCCAGAGCTTTTACCGGAAAAGAGCCTGAAGAGGCTCTGGGAATCATTGCGAAAATGTGCAGCGTGGCTGTTGTGAAGATGGGAGCGCGCGGCTCTTTGCTCCGAAAGGGGACGGAGGAAATACGTGTGCAGGCGCTTCCGGTAGCG
Above is a window of Bacteroides helcogenes P 36-108 DNA encoding:
- a CDS encoding 3'-5' exonuclease, producing the protein MENFAAIDFETANEQRCSVCSVGVVVVKDGEMTDNYYSLIRPEPEYYTYWTTRVHGLTLADTAQAPVFPDVWREISPRIEGLPLVAHNKAFDESCLKAVFRTYGMDYPDYDFYCTLQASRRVIKGLPDYQLHTVASRCGYRLEQHHHALADAEACAWIARMVFDV
- a CDS encoding adenosine kinase, whose protein sequence is MDKIIGLGNALVDVLVTLENDEILEKMQLPKGSMTLIDECKLLKINEYFGQMETHLATGGSAGNTIRGLACLGAATGFIGKVSNDFYGNFFRDSLLNRGTEARLLFSSSLPSGVASTFISPDGERTFGTYLGAAATLKAEELSLEMFKGYTYLFVEGYLVQDHDMILRAIELAKEAGLQVCLDMASYNVVGEDHVFFSMLVNKYVDIVFANEEEARAFTGKEPEEALGIIAKMCSVAVVKMGARGSLLRKGTEEIRVQALPVAKVADTTGAGDYFAAGFLYGLTCGYSLEKCAGIGSILSGDVIQVIGTELPEAQWERIKKEISEL
- a CDS encoding inositol monophosphatase family protein, with product MEELKTLADKVCRIARDAGCFLKEERKKFRLEAVRKKHTHDYVSYVDKESERRIVVALRELLPEAGFIAEEGSAVYRDEPYCWVVDPLDGTTNYIHDNAPYCVSIALRSKRELLLGVVYDPCRGECFCAWKGGGAYVNGVEMAVSSVQDLEEAFVVAELPYNSEQYARTGEHLIHELYGRVAGIRMNGSAALALCYVAAGRFDAWLEAFIGKWDFSAAALMVQEAGGKVTDFYGNDDFMEGHHIIATNGALHPLFVRLAQEVPPF
- a CDS encoding OmpH family outer membrane protein — protein: MKRNIFYGGLLMFATTLLCACGTDPEIPQFESRTIGTDKVRKVATTELTDAGLTEGSDLRYNYMYSIGSDMYFRGKAYRGDVYGNYSIYKYNPEAGKVTVAWYVSDTNIPIEYAGMESPLSALTALVTQMQDLQGQMDAKDAEMQKIQNERETLRDELYQLDYSSDEYKRIEAAIAKYDEDYNTLYNDRDALKQQYDEKDSERSNLYQSVREIIDAVSNGMSSFSNDKNRMCTYNGKGYSYIETGYSSVFNNKPVLLEFDPATGKIKVNVLEASDDSYLEFIFSTSQGIFAMKNSQIYQYSFTNNNWELKGDLDGSASYDPSALRMFSQSDKLYSTTYEGGTMILRTLNAPYTSVSSTASLVYPHDYGYKDYNSYNSYYGYENYPFAADGKLYIPNGRNFYECDLSSNKVSSVTLPDETNMEYMLCVIGSKLYYVSSSTLYEITF
- a CDS encoding PEGA domain-containing protein, with the protein product MKKMILSVGLCCGLGLQYGFAQNIAATDSIQPQTATDSIMPQQTSPQEEISVTRFKRLANDLTARVTAPKRDQNNEPCAIIKVVTKDKGLFFEPDALGITAREDQPGEIWLYVPHGAKRITIKHERFGIIRNYFYGEPIDKATVYELILHVPEVKGDKIILRQEVTEQALMMNYAPSQARLYIDDVLQKTNGNGAFTAVLPLGTHNYRVEAEHYTEEKGSFDIVPERPTALNASLPPIFGFMSVASNMDKTDVTVNGSHVGELPYASDTISIGTYKVAAKRAWYIPQEKDVEVRPTETSVVEFNLVRQKPNLFLMAQLGNALQDNNQTSFGLMVGYCRRLGGYISGRTDGNPTLDWRDMSNETGVYSGKTKKHHLSLSVGFMARYFNCLYLYAGAGCLWRQLDWETGTVAKPGDYQTVVNNNGPMVELGLIGRYKCFALSAGAVYGFGMEKIVDTNLKGNDKYLEFIVGIGYVFGR
- a CDS encoding ComF family protein, which translates into the protein MESVLKTWLLPFVRLFFPCRCAVCGSVLREGEECVCMKCNMDMPRTDYHLRTDNPVECMFWGKLPLERATSCFFYHKGSDFRHVLHLLKYGGRKDIGEVMGRFMAAELMEAGFFEGIDLILPVPLHPRKQKVRGYNQSECIARGISAVTGIPMDVSSVVRQRHTDTQTRKSAYERWENVDGIFCLLSPGCFRRKHVLIVDDVLTTGATVTACADAFRGVEGIRISILTLAVAGS